The DNA segment TGAATGTCGTGGGGTTCCGGGGCTGCGACTGTGCCTTCTGGTCGAGCTTCGGTCGGACCTCGGCGTTCGTCGAGTCCTACTACGGGACGTGTCGTTAGCACGTCACGCTGAAACGACGACGGCCCGCCCCGGAGTGTTCCCGGAGCGGGCCGCGGTATCTGTGAATGACAGGCGCCGGGCTCAGGCCGTGGCCGAGCGCACCGCAGCGAGCAGCTCGCCGGAGTCGACCAGGTCGCTCACCGCCTGGATGTCCTTGTGCAGCTCGCGGTCCTTCTCCATGTGCGGCACCTTGGAGCGGATCAGCTCGTAGGCCGCCAGCGCGCCCTTGCCAGGCTTGACGGGCATCCGGAAGTCCAGCGCCTGCGCCGCCACCAGCATCTCGATGGCCAGACACGAGCGGGCGAAGTCCCCCACCTGACGGCCCTTGAGCGCCGCCGTCATGCCCATGGACACGTGGTCCTCACGGCCCGCGGACGACGGAATCGAGTCCACCGACGCGGGGTGGCTGAGCACGCGCGACTCGGCCACCAGCGCCGCGCTCGTCACCTGCGCGATCATGAAGCCCGAGTTGAGCCCGGAGTTCTTCGCCAGGAACGCCGGCAGCCCCGACAGCGCCGGGTTCACCAACTGCTCCACCCGCCGCTCGCTGATGGAGGACAGCTGCGTGAGCGCCATCGCCACCACGTCCATCGCCAGCGAGATGGGCTGGCCGTGGAAGTTGCCGCCCGAGACGATGCGCTCGGTCTCCGTGAAGACCAGCGGATTGTCCGTGGCGCTGTTGACCTCCACCTCGAGGATTCGCCGCGCGAAGGACAGGCCCTCGCGCGCCGCGCCGTGCACCTGCGGCATGCAGCGCAGCGAGTAGGGGTCCTGCACCTTGCTGCAGTTGACGTGCGTCTCCACCAGCTCGCTGTTCACCAGGATGCGCCGCAGGTGCGCCGCGCACGCCTTCTGGCCCGGATGGGCTCGGACGTCGTGAATCTCCGGGATGAAGGGCTTGTGGCTGCCGAGCAGACCTTCCAGCGTCATGGCGCCCGCGACGTCGGCCAGCTCCGCCAGGGACTCGGCGCGCAGCTGGAGGAGGGTGCCCACCGCGCACATCGCCTGGGTGCCGTTGACCAGCGCCAGGCCCTCCTTGGCCTCGAGGATGACCGGCTGCAGGCCGGCCATCTCCAGCGCCTTGCGCGCCGGCAGCCGCTGGCCCTGGTGGAAGGCCTCGCCCTCGCCGATGAACACGAGCGCCAGGTGCGCCAGCGGCGCCAGGTCACCGGAGGCGCCCACGCTGCCGCGCTCGGGCACGACGGGGACGACATCGCGGTTGAGCATGTCCAGCGCCAACGTCAGCGTCTCCGGACGGATGCCCGAGTAGCCCTTGGCGAGCACGTTGCAGCGCAGGAGCAGCAGCGCGCGCGCTTCACCGTGGGGCAGGGGCGTGCCG comes from the Myxococcus fulvus genome and includes:
- the hutH gene encoding histidine ammonia-lyase, whose amino-acid sequence is MSRPRILIDGDTLTLEQILQVARNEVTVELAPEAAARVRASRALVDRVAAGDTPSYGINTGFGTLAEVRIDKKDLRDLQRNLILSHACGVGTPLPHGEARALLLLRCNVLAKGYSGIRPETLTLALDMLNRDVVPVVPERGSVGASGDLAPLAHLALVFIGEGEAFHQGQRLPARKALEMAGLQPVILEAKEGLALVNGTQAMCAVGTLLQLRAESLAELADVAGAMTLEGLLGSHKPFIPEIHDVRAHPGQKACAAHLRRILVNSELVETHVNCSKVQDPYSLRCMPQVHGAAREGLSFARRILEVEVNSATDNPLVFTETERIVSGGNFHGQPISLAMDVVAMALTQLSSISERRVEQLVNPALSGLPAFLAKNSGLNSGFMIAQVTSAALVAESRVLSHPASVDSIPSSAGREDHVSMGMTAALKGRQVGDFARSCLAIEMLVAAQALDFRMPVKPGKGALAAYELIRSKVPHMEKDRELHKDIQAVSDLVDSGELLAAVRSATA